A genomic window from Lotus japonicus ecotype B-129 chromosome 1, LjGifu_v1.2 includes:
- the LOC130729620 gene encoding uncharacterized protein LOC130729620, protein MCNKNSPTQTSEATQTTNSIMKKKTQKQHIKKELLSSSSSSSSSSLKPHRRRNRTKTRKPKYLSLRLQLSQSQQPEPESESLTHQQKTHNLNNNLFTDDRDIMHEENNVALLFTSDGGATLTGLLEDESTTTAEGSMSPSVSAMTCPPAMEGLVRKAMRKGRGSGDGEEERWVCYSEVVEEIKKEMMTTTTEEVTSYCGGGDTTATAAFGSLSLKLDHEGILNAWSDKGPLYIGDEAPQVVPDLFNAGGFLHTAFPPNVASWDSWGVDVVGNTWTVPEDNKTKVKQEMDWKVGQREASVQRYKEKRQNRLFAKKIRYEVRKLNAEKRPRMKGRFVKRE, encoded by the exons ATGTGCAACAAGAATAGTCCAACTCAAACTTCAGAAGCTACACAAACAACAAACtcaattatgaagaagaaaacccAAAAACAACACATCAAAAAAGAGTtattatcttcttcttcatcttcttcatcttcttctctgaAACCGCACCGACGCAGAAACAGAACCAAAACCCGAAAGCCCAAGTACTTAAGCCTCCGTCTCCAACTCTCTCAATCCCAACAACCCGAACCCGAATCCGAAAGCCTGACCCACCAACAGAAAACCCACAATCTGAACAACAACCTCTTCACCGACGACAGGGACATTATGCACGAGGAGAACAACGTGGCGCTGCTGTTCACCTCCGACGGCGGCGCCACACTCACCGGGCTCCTCGAGGACGAGTCGACAACGACGGCGGAGGGATCGATGTCGCCGTCGGTTTCGGCGATGACGTGTCCGCCCGCGATGGAGGGGTTGGTGAGGAAGGCGATGAGGAAGGGGCGGGGGAGCGGCGACGGGGAGGAGGAGAGGTGGGTGTGTTACTCGGAGGTGGTGGAGGAGATCAAGAAGGAGATGATGACGACGACGACGGAGGAGGTGACGAGTTACTGCGGCGGTGGTGATACGACGGCGACGGCGGCGTTTGGGTCGTTGTCGTTGAAGCTGGATCACGAGGGGATATTGAATGCTTGGTCTGATAAAGGGCCTCTTTACATTGGTGATGAGGCCCCACAGGTTGTCCCTGATTTATTCAATGCTGGCGGTTTTCTCCATACTGCATTTCCTCCCAAT GTTGCATCATGGGACAGTTGGGGGGTTGATGTTGTTGGGAACACATGGACAGTTCCTGAAGATAACAAGACGAAAGTGAAGCAAGAAATGGATTGGAAGGTGGGGCAGAGAGAGGCTAGTGTGCAGAGATACAAGGAGAAGAGGCAAAACAGGCTCTTCGCTAAGAAGATCCGTTATGAAGTTCGCAAGCTCAATGCTGAGAAACGGCCCCGGATGAAG